In Aerococcus loyolae, a genomic segment contains:
- a CDS encoding bifunctional metallophosphatase/5'-nucleotidase, producing MKLTLLAMSDVHGHFSTQSFQARDKKTANGLSRFASVLKAKRRQEEHLLYLESGDMIQGSPLTNYEESHHDYAKISSQVYNYVQPDVWTLGNHEFNFGLDYLKNTISHMPDSMALANVISDGEVFCHKPYRIFQCEDIRIGVLGLVTQYIPHWEKEENIAGLEFKSALETAQYYIPFMKESEHCDLIFITYHGGFECNLETGQPEEDLTGENEGYALLTSGLPIDAFFTGHQHREIATVWQGIPIIQPGFRAQKYGEVILELDKDADGQLKKRVETCQLHSLADQPADQELEELLAEDNEKIQDWLDQPLGHLARPALVDNFFEAQVEGHPYFALTNKIQMEAAGTDISASSVFNLDVYGLKQEVTVRDLVINYPFSNGLCKIKLTGKELRENLEKNAEYFALDDQGKLVISEDYLNPKVEVYNYDIYSGIDYTIDVSKDRGQRIVQLDYQGQEVKDDDELYLAINQYRMAGGGNFPHFSRDKVLEELTTDIPNLIINYFADHDLVEVPENDNYQVIGYQAISDDI from the coding sequence ATGAAATTAACTTTACTCGCCATGAGTGATGTTCATGGACATTTTTCAACCCAAAGTTTTCAAGCAAGAGATAAAAAGACGGCTAACGGCTTATCCCGTTTCGCCAGTGTTTTAAAGGCCAAGCGTCGCCAAGAAGAGCATCTCCTCTACCTGGAAAGTGGGGATATGATTCAGGGCTCGCCTCTGACCAACTATGAGGAAAGCCATCATGACTATGCCAAGATATCTAGCCAGGTCTATAATTATGTCCAGCCTGATGTCTGGACCCTGGGTAACCATGAATTTAATTTTGGCTTAGATTACTTAAAGAACACCATTAGCCATATGCCTGATTCGATGGCTTTGGCTAACGTGATTTCAGATGGAGAGGTTTTCTGCCATAAGCCCTATCGGATTTTTCAATGTGAAGATATTCGAATTGGTGTCTTGGGATTGGTTACCCAGTATATTCCTCATTGGGAGAAGGAAGAAAATATTGCGGGCTTAGAATTTAAGTCCGCCCTAGAGACGGCCCAATATTATATCCCATTTATGAAAGAAAGCGAACACTGTGATCTTATCTTCATTACCTACCATGGGGGCTTTGAATGCAATTTGGAGACCGGCCAACCGGAAGAGGACTTGACCGGAGAAAACGAAGGCTATGCCCTGTTAACCAGTGGGTTACCGATTGATGCCTTCTTTACCGGGCACCAACACCGTGAGATTGCGACCGTATGGCAGGGAATACCCATCATTCAACCAGGCTTTCGGGCGCAAAAATATGGCGAAGTCATTTTAGAGTTGGATAAAGATGCAGATGGTCAGCTGAAAAAGAGAGTGGAGACCTGCCAATTACATTCACTCGCTGACCAGCCGGCTGACCAAGAGCTAGAAGAACTTCTGGCAGAGGATAATGAAAAGATTCAAGACTGGCTTGACCAGCCCCTAGGGCACTTGGCTCGACCCGCCTTAGTGGATAATTTCTTTGAAGCTCAAGTTGAGGGGCATCCTTATTTTGCCTTGACCAATAAAATTCAGATGGAAGCTGCAGGGACGGATATTTCAGCTTCTTCAGTCTTTAACCTGGATGTTTATGGTTTGAAGCAAGAAGTTACTGTGCGTGATTTGGTGATTAATTATCCTTTCTCTAACGGTTTATGTAAGATTAAACTTACCGGTAAAGAATTAAGAGAAAACTTGGAAAAAAATGCCGAATATTTTGCCTTAGATGACCAAGGCAAGCTAGTAATTAGTGAGGACTACCTCAATCCTAAAGTTGAAGTTTATAACTATGATATTTATTCTGGGATTGACTACACGATTGATGTGTCTAAAGACCGAGGCCAGCGGATTGTTCAACTCGATTATCAGGGGCAAGAAGTTAAAGATGATGATGAATTATACCTAGCCATTAACCAATATCGGATGGCGGGAGGCGGTAACTTCCCGCATTTCTCTAGAGATAAGGTCCTAGAAGAACTGACTACCGACATTCCTAATTTAATCATCAATTATTTCGCTGACCATGACCTTGTTGAAGTCCCAGAAAACGACAATTATCAAGTGATAGGTTATCAAGCAATCAGTGACGATATTTAG
- the phnE gene encoding phosphonate ABC transporter, permease protein PhnE, with translation MTDSIQTVLDKEPNYRAIQGVITVLVLLVLFWSSSVIDFSNYSQDGWAVAGEIISGVLHPDMAMLTDFSSSGLWFLLFETVCIAFVGTLIGGIISLPLAFLSSSNVVPAWLAAIFRVVIMMLRTVPAIVYGLMFIRVTGPGPAAGVLTMTFTSIGMLTKLFSETIADLNTDILEAFRAMGTTTMDQIMFGIIPQLSASFLSTLIYRFDMNIRDATTLGLVGAGGIGAPLLFAINSYRWNQVGAILIALILLVFLVEAISTRLRQYLAYGHF, from the coding sequence GTGACAGATTCAATTCAAACTGTATTAGACAAAGAGCCAAATTACCGTGCCATTCAGGGAGTCATCACTGTCCTTGTGCTGCTGGTATTATTTTGGTCATCCAGTGTAATTGATTTTTCCAATTATAGCCAAGACGGTTGGGCTGTAGCGGGAGAAATCATCTCTGGGGTGCTCCATCCCGATATGGCTATGTTGACGGATTTTTCTTCCAGTGGTTTATGGTTTTTATTATTTGAAACCGTCTGTATTGCTTTTGTTGGGACCTTAATTGGTGGTATCATTTCTTTACCTTTAGCTTTTTTATCATCCAGTAATGTGGTCCCCGCTTGGCTAGCCGCAATCTTCCGAGTGGTGATTATGATGCTTCGGACCGTCCCAGCCATTGTATACGGATTGATGTTTATCCGGGTCACTGGTCCTGGGCCAGCTGCGGGGGTCCTAACAATGACCTTTACTTCAATTGGGATGTTAACCAAGCTCTTTTCAGAAACCATTGCCGATTTAAATACCGACATCTTGGAAGCCTTTCGCGCCATGGGAACGACCACCATGGACCAGATCATGTTTGGTATTATTCCACAGTTATCGGCTAGTTTCTTATCGACTTTAATCTATCGTTTCGATATGAATATCAGAGATGCAACTACCCTAGGCTTGGTTGGTGCTGGTGGGATTGGGGCTCCCTTATTATTTGCGATTAACTCTTATCGCTGGAACCAAGTGGGTGCCATTTTAATTGCTTTAATCTTACTGGTCTTCTTAGTGGAAGCCATTTCTACCCGCCTACGTCAATACCTCGCCTATGGTCACTTTTAG